The genomic interval ATGGAAGCCACAGCAGAACCCGTGCTCTACCAGAAGCTGCTGCTTTGGGAGCAGAGCTTGGAGtctgaggaagaagaggaggaagtatCAGAGCCGCTTGTTTCTGACCCCTGGAAGCCCCAGGACTCCTCTGGGTAAGTCAGGGAGGGACCTGGGCACCCAGAAACTCAGGACTGAGGCTGTTAAGTCCCTCCCTCTGGGGCCCCTAGCAGGGCCAGACAACCCTGTGCTTGGTTCAGCTCCAGGAACTTTCTAGTTGAATAGAAGGAACCCAGACTGCAGCCTCAGACCTGGCCTGATCCAATCAATTCACGGTCTGTATGTCTGAAGGGACCTTTGTGCCAAGCCAGCCCTGCCAGCTGCTCTGTcaaaggttcccaacccccatCGCCTGGTGCAGCAGGCACCTGCTGAGCAGGTTGGGGCCTGGCCACACCTGGCTGAGCCCTGCTCCTCAAGCTTGCCAAACCCTTATCAGGCTTCCCTCCCAACTGGCTCGATCCTGCCTCTCCAATCTCTCTCCAGAGACTCCCTCCCTAGctgtcctcagtttccccaatctTCATGTTTCTAACCACGCTGCGCCATCTGCCAGGAAGACTTTCTCCTTGGCAAACTTATACTCCTCTTGCAAGCAGGACCAACCTTCTGGGAAATATTCCCTGGGTTTTCTTGGGGCTCACGGGTGTCCCCCGCCTCGGCCCTGGCTCAGGATACCCCTCTCTGCAGGAAAGAAATTGGTGCTCGGCCTGGGCGCTGGGCCAAACTGGTCGCtgccctgctgctgctggctgttGGCTTCTCCCTGGCCGTGTGGCAACTCCGCACCAGGGGCAGCTCTACAGAAACCCTGAGCTCTGCGGCCCCTCCATCCAGCGGGCACTCCCACCACCCCGGCATATACCACCATGGTGCCATCGTCAGTCCTGCAGGTCAGTGATGAGCACAGctcaggggaggggaaggaccaGGGTCAGTGGTCCCAGGCCCCTCCCCACAACAGTGTCTTCTTTGTGCAGCCACATGCTCCCGCCTGGGCCAAGAGCTGTTTCTTGCCGGGGGCAATGTTGTGGACGCTGGAGTTGCAGCAGCTTTGTGTCTGGCAGTGGTGCATCCTCATGCCACAGGGCTAGGTCAGTGACCCCAACCCTGGGCCCAATTGGTGACCTGGAACCCAGGCAATCAGTGGTCCTCACCTCAAGGCTAGTTAGTGAACAGGACTTAGGATTTGGTTAGTAACCCAACCCTAGGCTGTGACCCTTGATTCTAGGTCCATGTGATCTTGACCCCAGGTGTGTCTCCAGACCCAGTTAGTATCTCCTGACTCCACAGAGGCTAAGTTCGTAGCCCTTCACCTCGAGCCACTGAGTGACCCCGATCCCATGTAACCCCTTTGTCTCCCCCAGGTGCCACATTTTGGGGCCTCTTCTACAATAGCTCCTCAGGCAATTCAACTGCCCTGACACCAGGCCCAGTCCAGACCCTGGTCCCAGGCCTGGGGCTGCCTTTGGCTCTGCCTGCCCTGCACTTGCTGCACACACACTTTGGCCGCCTGCCCTGGCCACGACTGCTGGTGGGCCCCATCACACTGGCTCAAGAGGGTTTCCTTGTGGACACACACTTGGCCAGGGCTCTGGCAGCCCAGGGCACAAAAGGCCTCTGTCCATTACTTTGCCACACTGATGGGAACCCCCTGAACTATGGAGACCGCGGCATCAACCAAAAACTGGCAGCCGTCCTACGCAGGTCAAAACATATCCCCACCCCAGACTTTGCTGGGGATGTCCTACTAAGTCTGCTGGCCAGAGACCTGGGGCTGGAGGGTCCCTCAGCTAAGCCCATGCCCACTTTGGAGCCAGCACTGCAGCTTCCTTCGGCCGAGGGTATCCTGTtcaccacccccagcccctcagcTGGCCCAGAACTGCTGGCACTGCTGGAGGCAGCCCTACAGTCTAAAGGACGCAGCCTTGACCCCTGCCCACCACCCCTACAAGCTCCTGAGACCCCTACGACCAGTGTCCTGGCCACCGTGGACAGCAGCGGCTCTGTGCTCCTTCTTATCTCTTCACTCAACAGCTCCTTCGGCTCTCGACACCTGTCCCCAAGCACCGGGGTTCTACTCAGCAACCTAGTGTCCAAGTCTGCAGTTAGTACCTGGGCCTGCCCCCTTATCCTTCGTGGCCCAGATGACACAGAAGTTGATGTGTTGGGGCTAATGGTTTCAGGGACCCCTGCAGTAGCCAGAGTCACAACTCACGCCCTGCTAAGCCACCTGGCTGGGCCCCAAACCCAGGCCCAGCctcagcaccagcaccagcaccaggcccagcaccagcaccagggCCAGCAAGGATCAACAGAGAGCCCTAGTGTTTGTGGCCAAGGGACCATGGTTCAGGTGGCAGCCCATGCAGAGCACGCCCATGTCTCCAGTGTACCCAATGGCTGCTGCCCCTTCCAGGGGTTCTAAGGGGGCAGAGACATAGCAGGCCCAGCAGCAATGGAGTACACAAAGAGTGTGTAGGAGCTATATGCTCACGGCTAGCTCAGGCTCTCAAACTCTGGCCTGACAGTTACTTGGACTGGCTCTTTTCAGCTAAGATAACTGAGGATAACAGGCCCCATCAGGGCCTGAGGCCAATCCTGAGTTCAGATCCAGCTCtgggaaggaaagatggaagacTGCCAAGTCCCTGCCTCGGCTCTGGGCCCCATGGGCAGGGCAGGCAGAGCCTGGGTTACCGCTGGCATCTCCATCCTCCCCTTCAGGCCACCCTCTGCTGATCtccctcaataaagctggaaacaaaataaaagtcaagtCCCACAAATGCCGTGTGCCATTCCTGCATCTTGGTTAATTTCCCATAAGTCTTTGAGGCACCTGGTATCGGGGCTTCCCAGATGGGCAGTACAGGTAATCCCCAGCCAGAGAAGCAGAGCCTGGGCTAATGTCTTTCAGCTCACCCCTGCTCTGCTCACCTCCTGCCTCCTAGGACACCATATATACAgggtaaacttttttttattttagcacatgtatgcaagaaaaaaacagacaggaaggcagagagatgagaagcatcaattcttcattgtggcaccttacttattcattgactgcttcctcatatgtgcctttacagggggtagggggaggttccactcaagccagtaaccccttgctaaagccagagaccttgggcttcaagccagagagcatggtgtcatgtctatgatccacacgcaagccagtgacaccacacttaagctggtgagcctgcactcaagccggtgacctcggggattcaaacctgggtcttttgcatcccaggccaactctctattcactgcaccactgcctggtcaggtggataaACCTCTTAATCTCACTTTCTAAAACAGACAGCAGAGCAAGGAAGATGTTGAGAGGGTGAGTAGGAGGTTCCCCAGAGGCTTGAGTACAACAGAGCTGGGTGTATGATATTTAAAGACCAGGTTTGGCCCTTAACACCCCACCTTCCTGAGGGCTGGGGTCTCTCTGGGACTACATCCTCCAGAGACAACTCCACACCAGGGGTAGTCTACAGAAACCCTGGGCTCTGTAGCCCCTCCACCCATGGGCACTCCCAACGCCTTGGCATACACCACCACGGTGCCACCACCAGCCCTGCAGGTCAGTGATGAGAACAGctcaggggaggggaagggccatCTAGAGTCACTGGTCCCACACCCCTCCCCACGACAATGTCTTCCTTGCTGCAGCCACATGCTCCTACCTGGGCCAAGAGCTGCTTGCTGCCAGAGACAGCTTCTCAAGTCAATAAGCAGGGGGACCAGTAGCACCTCCACATGTAAAAggtatcttttcttttaatagaacTCTTGATTCTACCACCTCTATCCCCCTCCTCAGCAAAGAAAATTCTTCCCCTGCTCAGTAAATGGTAGCACAATTTACCTACTTATTTTAGCCCCAAACCTGGCatccctctctttttattctcgcCCCCCATCTATCACTCCCTACCAGCTCCAAATTAGCTGGAATCTGACCCGTTCTCCTATCATCACCTTGGTCCAACCCACCACTGTCTCTGTTCTTTCTGCTTCTGCCTCTGCATCTTAAAATCCATCCCCCCAACAGAGctgcaaaataatattttaaacatgtaaaCAGAATCAAGACTTGCCCTTCCATAAAACCCTCCAACGACCCCATCACACTCATAACAAAATTCAAACTGATTCCCTTAAGTGACAGCAAAAGGGCGGCACCGTCCGGATCCTCTTCGCCGCCCCCGCCCAGCCCCTAAGGCTCTCCGCACCGCCCGGCTCCGCCCTACGCCGGCCCCACTTTACCCAGCCGACCCTATCCAGCGCGCATGCGCCACGACCTGACCCGGAAGAGGCAGTCTTCGGAGCCCACGTGTTCAGGAGCGTGGCGGAGATGGAGGGTGAGAACGTTGCTGAGGCTATGTCTCCGGGAGAAGCGACGAACAGCGGCCCTCGGCCTGTCGACCGCCAGGGCCTGCTGAAGCACAGCCGCGAGTTCTTGGATTTTTTCTGGGACATTGCGAAGCCAGAACAGGAGACGCGGCTTGAGGCCACGGAGAAGCTGCTGGAGTATCTGCGCACTAGACGAGAAGTATGATGGCGGGGCCTGGGGCAAGGGACTGCGTAGGTCTCAGCAAAGATGTGGCGGCGGGCCACAGGAATTGGGTATTAGGGGTAGTCGGTTGCGAACCTGGGTGCCCAGGTGAGCGCGGGCAGAGGGGCGGGCATGGTGCGATTCTTGTCACTGGTCGACTCGGGGATCTTCTTGGTTCCGCAG from Saccopteryx leptura isolate mSacLep1 chromosome 2, mSacLep1_pri_phased_curated, whole genome shotgun sequence carries:
- the GGT6 gene encoding glutathione hydrolase 6 isoform X2, with the protein product MEATAEPVLYQKLLLWEQSLESEEEEEEVSEPLVSDPWKPQDSSGKEIGARPGRWAKLVAALLLLAVGFSLAVWQLRTRGSSTETLSSAAPPSSGHSHHPGIYHHGAIVSPAATCSRLGQELFLAGGNVVDAGVAAALCLAVVHPHATGLDPYDQCPGHRGQQRLCAPSYLFTQQLLRLSTPVPKHRGSTQQPSVQVCS
- the GGT6 gene encoding glutathione hydrolase 6 isoform X1, coding for MEATAEPVLYQKLLLWEQSLESEEEEEEVSEPLVSDPWKPQDSSGKEIGARPGRWAKLVAALLLLAVGFSLAVWQLRTRGSSTETLSSAAPPSSGHSHHPGIYHHGAIVSPAATCSRLGQELFLAGGNVVDAGVAAALCLAVVHPHATGLGATFWGLFYNSSSGNSTALTPGPVQTLVPGLGLPLALPALHLLHTHFGRLPWPRLLVGPITLAQEGFLVDTHLARALAAQGTKGLCPLLCHTDGNPLNYGDRGINQKLAAVLRRSKHIPTPDFAGDVLLSLLARDLGLEGPSAKPMPTLEPALQLPSAEGILFTTPSPSAGPELLALLEAALQSKGRSLDPCPPPLQAPETPTTSVLATVDSSGSVLLLISSLNSSFGSRHLSPSTGVLLSNLVSKSAVSTWACPLILRGPDDTEVDVLGLMVSGTPAVARVTTHALLSHLAGPQTQAQPQHQHQHQAQHQHQGQQGSTESPSVCGQGTMVQVAAHAEHAHVSSVPNGCCPFQGF